From the genome of Desulfobulbaceae bacterium:
GGTTAAAAAGTGACTGGGCAGACCTACTTGAAGACTCTTTTGCGCAAAACTCGGCTTTGATGAAAGCCGGGCTTATCCATAAAAAAAGCCGCGACATAGCGGTCAACATGTTGAATGACCCTGAACGGCTTAACGGCCATACAATATTTTCATTTATTATGCTAAACATCTGGCTGGAGAACGTCCATGGAAATAATAGCTGAAATTGGCCAAAACCATAACGGTGATATGGCCATTGCTAAAGAACTCATCTATGCCGCCAAAGAGAATGGCGCCGATGTGGCCAAATTTCAAATTTACGACGCCAAAGCCCTTTTCCCCAAAACTGACAACCCATGGTTTGACTATAACTGCAAAACAGAAATCAGCCGGGACCAACTGCTTATGCTTGCAGATGTTTGTTGCAAAGCAGAAATTGAGTTTATGGCCTCAGTTTTTGACGTGGAACGGATTGCCTGGCTCGAAGAAGTTGGCCTCAAGCGTTACAAAATTGCATCCCGCTCTATTACAGACCAAGCGCTTATCAGGGCCATAGCAGCAACCAATAAACCCATCCTCGCCTCCCTTGGCATGTGGACAGATAAAAATTTCCCAGAGATAAAAGCTTCAGCCCCAGTCGAGTTTCTTTACTGTGTATCCAAATACCCAACTGACCTTTCCGAACTTCATCTGGCAGCAATTGATTTCACCGAATCCTATGCCGGATTCAGCGACCATACTATTGGCATAACTGCCAGTATCGTGGCATTTTCCAGAGGAGCCA
Proteins encoded in this window:
- a CDS encoding N-acetylneuraminate synthase family protein encodes the protein MEIIAEIGQNHNGDMAIAKELIYAAKENGADVAKFQIYDAKALFPKTDNPWFDYNCKTEISRDQLLMLADVCCKAEIEFMASVFDVERIAWLEEVGLKRYKIASRSITDQALIRAIAATNKPILASLGMWTDKNFPEIKASAPVEFLYCVSKYPTDLSELHLAAIDFTESYAGFSDHTIGITASIVAFSRGAKTVEKHFTLDKSMYGPDHSCSMEPNDLKTLADYRTQIETCLQ